The following proteins are encoded in a genomic region of Pseudomonas sp. Os17:
- the nuoN gene encoding NADH-quinone oxidoreductase subunit NuoN, with protein sequence MDFTIQHFIALAPLLITSATLVVVMLAIAWRRNHAQTFLLSVAGLNLALLSIFPVLKVAPLAVTPLLQIDQFACLYMALILVATLACVTLAHAYLGDGSSGYPGNREELYLLILLAAAGGLVLVSAQNLAGLFIGLELLSVPVYGLVAYAFFNKRSLEAGIKYMVLSAAGSGFLLFGMALLYAEAGSLSFSGIGQALAATGLPSPLAQLGLGMMLIGLAFKLSLVPFHLWTPDVYEGAPAPVAAFLATASKVAVFAVLVRLFQLSPVASSGVLSNVLTVIAIASILVGNLLALTQSNLKRLLGYSSIAHFGYLLIALVASKGLAMEAIGVYLVTYVITSLGAFGVITLMSSPYKGRDADALYEYRGLFWRRPYLTAVLTVMMLSLAGIPLTAGFIGKFYIIATGVEAHQWWLVGSLVMGSAIGVFYYLRVMVTLYLIEPNLRRVDAQLHWEQKAGGVMLLAIAVLAFFLGVYPQPLLTLVQHSGLAG encoded by the coding sequence ATGGACTTTACGATTCAACACTTTATAGCCCTGGCGCCGCTGCTGATCACCAGCGCCACCCTTGTGGTGGTGATGCTGGCGATCGCCTGGCGGCGCAACCACGCCCAGACCTTCCTGCTGTCGGTGGCCGGTCTGAACCTGGCATTGCTGTCGATTTTCCCGGTGCTGAAAGTGGCACCGCTGGCAGTGACCCCGCTGTTGCAGATCGACCAGTTCGCCTGCCTGTACATGGCCCTGATCCTGGTGGCCACCCTGGCCTGCGTCACCCTGGCACACGCCTACCTGGGCGACGGCAGCAGCGGCTACCCGGGCAACCGTGAAGAGCTGTACCTGCTGATCCTGCTGGCCGCCGCTGGTGGCCTGGTACTGGTCAGCGCGCAGAACCTGGCCGGCCTGTTCATCGGCCTGGAGCTGCTCTCGGTACCGGTCTACGGCTTGGTGGCCTACGCCTTCTTCAACAAGCGCTCCCTGGAAGCCGGCATCAAGTACATGGTGCTGTCGGCCGCCGGTTCGGGCTTCCTGTTGTTCGGCATGGCCCTGCTCTACGCCGAAGCCGGCAGCCTGAGCTTCAGCGGCATCGGCCAGGCCCTGGCCGCCACCGGGCTGCCAAGCCCGCTGGCACAACTGGGCCTGGGCATGATGCTGATCGGCCTGGCCTTCAAGCTGTCGCTGGTGCCGTTCCACCTGTGGACCCCGGACGTCTATGAAGGCGCTCCGGCTCCGGTTGCAGCGTTCCTGGCAACCGCCAGCAAGGTGGCGGTGTTCGCGGTGCTGGTGCGTCTGTTCCAGCTCTCGCCAGTGGCCAGCAGCGGCGTCCTGAGCAACGTGCTGACGGTGATCGCCATTGCCTCGATCCTGGTGGGCAACCTGTTGGCGCTGACCCAGAGCAACCTCAAGCGTCTGCTGGGTTACTCGTCCATCGCTCACTTCGGTTACCTGCTGATCGCCCTGGTGGCGAGCAAGGGCCTGGCCATGGAAGCCATCGGCGTGTACCTGGTCACCTACGTGATCACCAGCCTTGGCGCCTTCGGCGTGATCACCCTGATGTCCTCGCCGTACAAAGGCCGTGATGCCGACGCCCTGTACGAGTACCGTGGCCTGTTCTGGCGCCGTCCGTACCTGACCGCCGTGCTCACCGTGATGATGCTGTCCCTGGCCGGCATCCCGCTGACCGCGGGCTTCATCGGCAAGTTCTACATCATCGCTACCGGTGTCGAAGCGCACCAATGGTGGCTGGTCGGTTCCCTGGTCATGGGTAGCGCCATCGGCGTCTTCTACTACCTGCGCGTGATGGTCACCCTGTACCTGATCGAGCCGAACCTGCGCCGCGTCGACGCCCAACTGCACTGGGAACAGAAAGCCGGTGGCGTCATGCTGCTGGCCATCGCGGTCCTGGCGTTCTTCCTCGGCGTCTACCCACAGCCGCTGCTGACCCTGGTCCAGCACTCCGGCCTGGCGGGTTGA
- a CDS encoding helix-turn-helix domain-containing protein produces MTKRDIFSELVEGIDALTQERQGKITLRSHKVKLDKLPPITATEVMNIRQQLNLSRSVFAMYLRTNTRTLENWEQGRATPNAQATTLIRLVQRYPDTVERLASLA; encoded by the coding sequence ATGACCAAACGTGACATCTTTTCCGAACTGGTAGAAGGCATCGACGCCCTCACCCAGGAGCGCCAGGGCAAAATCACCCTGCGCAGCCATAAAGTGAAGCTGGACAAGCTGCCCCCCATCACTGCCACCGAGGTGATGAACATCCGCCAGCAACTCAATCTCTCGCGCTCGGTATTCGCCATGTACCTGCGCACCAACACCCGCACCCTGGAGAACTGGGAACAGGGCCGCGCCACACCCAATGCCCAGGCCACCACCCTGATCCGCCTGGTGCAACGCTACCCCGATACCGTGGAGCGCCTAGCCTCGCTGGCCTGA
- a CDS encoding glutamine--tRNA ligase/YqeY domain fusion protein, giving the protein MSKPTVDPTSNSKTGPAVPVNFLRPIIQADLDSGKHTQIVTRFPPEPNGYLHIGHAKSICVNFGLAQEFGGVTHLRFDDTNPAKEDQEYIDAIESDVKWLGFEWSGEVRYASQYFDQLHDWAVELIKAGKAYVCDLTPEQAKEYRGSLTEPGKNSPFRERSVQENLDWFARMRAGEFPDGARVLRAKIDMASPNMNLRDPIMYRIRHAHHHQTGDKWCIYPNYDFTHGQSDAIEGITHSICTLEFESHRPLYEWFLEHLPVPAHPRQYEFSRLNLNYTITSKRKLKQLVDEQHVNGWDDPRMSTLSGFRRRGYTPASIRNFCEMVGTNRSDGVVDYGMLEFSIRQDLDANAPRAMCVLRPLKVVITNYPEGQVENLELPRHPQKEELGVRQLPFAREIYIDRDDFMEEPPKGYKRLEPNGEVRLRGSYVIRADEAIKDAEGNVVELRCSYDPDTLGKNPEGRKVKGVIHWVPAAASIECEVRLYDRLFRSPNPEKAEDSASFLDNINPDSLQVLTGCRAEPSLGNAQPEDRFQFEREGYFCADIKDSKPGAPVFNRTVTLRDSWGQ; this is encoded by the coding sequence ATGAGCAAGCCCACTGTCGACCCTACCTCGAATTCCAAGACTGGACCGGCCGTGCCGGTCAACTTCCTGCGCCCGATCATCCAGGCGGATCTGGACTCGGGTAAGCACACACAGATCGTGACCCGCTTCCCTCCGGAGCCCAATGGATACCTGCACATCGGTCACGCCAAGTCGATCTGCGTGAACTTCGGTCTGGCCCAGGAGTTCGGCGGCGTCACGCACCTGCGTTTCGACGACACCAACCCGGCCAAGGAAGACCAGGAGTACATCGACGCCATTGAAAGCGACGTCAAGTGGCTGGGTTTTGAGTGGTCCGGCGAAGTGCGTTATGCCTCGCAGTACTTCGACCAGCTGCACGACTGGGCCGTGGAACTGATCAAGGCGGGCAAGGCCTATGTCTGCGACCTGACCCCTGAACAGGCCAAGGAATACCGCGGCAGCCTCACCGAGCCTGGCAAGAACAGCCCGTTCCGCGAGCGTTCGGTGCAAGAGAACCTGGACTGGTTCGCCCGCATGCGCGCCGGTGAGTTCCCGGACGGCGCCCGCGTGCTGCGGGCCAAGATCGACATGGCCTCGCCGAACATGAACCTGCGCGACCCGATCATGTACCGGATCCGTCACGCTCATCACCACCAGACCGGTGACAAGTGGTGCATCTACCCCAACTACGACTTCACCCACGGTCAGTCGGACGCCATCGAGGGCATCACCCACTCGATCTGCACCCTGGAGTTCGAAAGCCATCGTCCGCTGTATGAGTGGTTCCTCGAGCACCTGCCGGTACCGGCGCACCCGCGTCAATACGAATTCAGCCGCCTGAACCTCAACTACACCATCACCAGCAAGCGCAAGCTCAAGCAACTGGTGGACGAGCAGCACGTCAATGGCTGGGACGACCCGCGCATGTCGACCCTGTCGGGCTTCCGTCGTCGTGGTTACACGCCGGCGTCGATCCGCAACTTCTGCGAGATGGTTGGCACCAACCGCTCCGACGGCGTGGTCGACTACGGCATGCTGGAATTCAGCATCCGCCAGGACCTCGATGCGAATGCCCCGCGCGCCATGTGCGTGCTGCGTCCGTTGAAAGTCGTGATCACCAACTACCCGGAAGGCCAGGTCGAGAACCTCGAACTGCCGCGTCATCCGCAGAAAGAAGAACTGGGCGTGCGCCAGCTGCCGTTCGCTCGTGAAATCTACATCGACCGTGACGACTTCATGGAAGAGCCGCCCAAAGGCTACAAGCGCCTGGAGCCGAACGGTGAAGTGCGTCTGCGCGGCAGCTACGTGATCCGCGCCGACGAAGCGATCAAGGACGCCGAGGGCAATGTCGTCGAGCTGCGTTGCTCCTACGACCCAGACACCCTGGGCAAGAACCCTGAAGGCCGCAAGGTCAAGGGCGTGATCCACTGGGTGCCGGCCGCTGCCAGCATCGAGTGCGAAGTGCGCCTGTACGATCGTCTGTTCCGTTCTCCGAACCCGGAGAAGGCCGAAGACAGCGCGAGTTTCCTGGACAACATCAACCCTGACTCCCTGCAAGTGCTCACTGGTTGTCGTGCCGAACCCTCGTTGGGCAACGCACAGCCGGAAGACCGTTTCCAGTTCGAGCGCGAAGGCTACTTCTGCGCGGATATCAAGGACTCGAAGCCCGGTGCTCCGGTATTCAACCGTACCGTGACCCTGCGCGACTCCTGGGGTCAGTGA
- the cysS gene encoding cysteine--tRNA ligase: protein MLTIYNTLTKSKEVFKPLDGNKVRMYVCGMTVYDYCHLGHGRSMVAFDLITRWLRFSGYDLTYVRNITDIEDKIINRAKENGEPFNVLTERMITAMHEDEARLNILKPDMEPRATDHIPGMLKMIQTLIDKGYAYAPGNGDVYYRVGKFMGYGKLSRKKIEDLRIGARIEVGESKQDPLDFVLWKAAKPGEPSWPSPWGDGRPGWHIECSVMSTCCLGETFDIHGGGSDLEFPHHENEIAQSEAATGKTYANAWMHCGMIRINGEKMSKSLNNFFTIRDVLDKYHPEVVRYLLVASHYRSAINYSEDNLKDAKGALERFYHALKGLPKVAPAGGEAFVERFTQVMNDDFGTPEACAVLFEMVREINRLRESDIDAAAGLAARLKELASVLGVLQLEADDFLQAGAEGRVDAAEVEALIQARLAARANKDWAESDRIRDQITAMGVILEDGKGGTTWRLAD, encoded by the coding sequence GTGCTAACGATCTACAACACGCTCACCAAGAGCAAAGAAGTCTTCAAACCTTTGGATGGCAACAAGGTGCGCATGTACGTGTGCGGCATGACCGTGTACGACTATTGCCACCTGGGGCACGGCCGCAGCATGGTGGCCTTCGACCTGATTACCCGCTGGCTGCGTTTCAGCGGGTATGACCTGACGTACGTGCGCAACATCACCGACATCGAAGACAAGATCATCAACCGGGCCAAGGAGAACGGCGAGCCGTTCAATGTCCTGACCGAACGCATGATCACGGCGATGCACGAGGATGAAGCGCGCCTCAACATCCTCAAGCCGGACATGGAGCCGCGTGCCACGGATCATATTCCGGGCATGCTGAAGATGATCCAGACCCTGATCGACAAGGGCTACGCCTATGCGCCGGGCAATGGCGACGTGTACTACCGCGTCGGCAAGTTCATGGGCTACGGCAAGCTGTCGCGCAAGAAGATCGAAGACCTGCGCATCGGCGCGCGGATCGAAGTGGGCGAGTCAAAGCAGGATCCATTGGACTTCGTCCTGTGGAAAGCTGCCAAGCCGGGTGAGCCAAGCTGGCCGTCGCCTTGGGGGGACGGTCGTCCGGGTTGGCATATCGAGTGCTCGGTGATGTCCACCTGCTGCCTGGGCGAGACTTTCGACATTCATGGTGGCGGCAGCGACCTGGAGTTCCCGCATCACGAGAACGAGATTGCCCAGAGCGAGGCGGCGACCGGCAAGACCTACGCCAATGCCTGGATGCACTGCGGCATGATCCGCATCAATGGCGAGAAGATGTCCAAGTCCTTGAACAACTTCTTCACCATTCGCGACGTGCTCGACAAGTACCATCCGGAAGTGGTGCGTTACCTGCTGGTGGCCAGCCACTACCGCAGCGCCATCAACTACTCGGAAGACAACCTCAAGGACGCCAAGGGCGCGCTGGAGCGCTTCTACCATGCGCTCAAGGGGCTGCCGAAAGTGGCGCCGGCCGGTGGCGAAGCCTTTGTCGAACGTTTCACCCAGGTGATGAATGACGACTTCGGTACTCCGGAAGCCTGTGCCGTACTGTTCGAGATGGTGCGTGAGATCAACCGCCTGCGCGAAAGCGATATCGACGCGGCGGCGGGTCTGGCGGCACGTCTGAAAGAACTGGCCAGCGTGCTGGGTGTGCTGCAATTGGAAGCCGATGACTTCCTGCAGGCCGGCGCCGAAGGCCGGGTTGATGCGGCAGAAGTCGAGGCGCTGATCCAGGCCCGTCTGGCGGCCCGTGCCAACAAGGATTGGGCTGAGTCCGACCGTATTCGCGATCAGATCACCGCCATGGGCGTGATTCTGGAAGACGGCAAGGGCGGTACAACCTGGCGCCTGGCTGACTAA